The Micromonospora krabiensis genome window below encodes:
- a CDS encoding DUF3000 domain-containing protein, whose protein sequence is MAPPIALPETFARAVAGLRSAAPRSEIVLEEVGAPQRLAPYSFALSAAVLRDGDEVATGRLILLHDPAGHEAWQGTLRLVTYVTAELEADLAADPLLPGVGWTWLTDALDAQDAGHRAIGGTVTQTMSTRFGDLAGPPTAGDVEIRASWTPVDDDLAPHLLAWCAMLASTAGLPPPGVTALPERRPAGAA, encoded by the coding sequence ATGGCCCCCCCGATCGCGCTCCCGGAGACGTTCGCCCGCGCGGTCGCCGGGCTGCGGTCCGCGGCGCCGCGGTCCGAGATCGTGCTCGAGGAGGTCGGCGCGCCGCAGCGGCTCGCGCCCTACTCCTTCGCTCTCTCCGCCGCCGTGCTGCGCGACGGGGACGAGGTGGCCACCGGCCGGCTGATCCTGCTGCACGACCCGGCGGGACACGAGGCGTGGCAGGGCACCCTGCGGTTGGTCACCTACGTGACGGCCGAACTGGAGGCCGACCTGGCCGCCGACCCGTTGCTGCCCGGGGTGGGCTGGACGTGGCTGACCGACGCCCTCGACGCCCAGGACGCGGGCCACCGGGCGATCGGCGGGACGGTCACCCAGACCATGTCGACCCGCTTCGGTGACCTGGCCGGCCCCCCGACGGCCGGCGACGTCGAGATCCGCGCCTCGTGGACGCCGGTCGACGACGATCTGGCCCCCCACCTGCTCGCCTGGTGCGCCATGCTGGCGTCGACGGCCGGTCTGCCGCCGCCCGGGGTGACCGCGCTGCCGGAGCGCCGCCCCGCCGGCGCCGCCTGA
- a CDS encoding DUF305 domain-containing protein, whose amino-acid sequence MTRLSATTALVVLLLGVTTGCAAGPVSSPPDAPRPAAGATAPGPSATPAASGIDLLFLTMMVAHTEQTLEIVRLTRDRLTDADLRTLVAAIDATETDELTTMRAWLREAGPSAGPGRHAHDGHGVTPTELDRLRTATGADVDRVLREVLGAHQRSAADLARAHLAAGTDPRVLDLARRVEQSRSAEVRLLGGATG is encoded by the coding sequence ATGACCCGACTGTCCGCGACGACCGCGCTCGTCGTCCTGCTGCTGGGCGTCACCACCGGGTGCGCGGCCGGGCCGGTGTCGTCGCCGCCCGACGCGCCCCGGCCGGCGGCCGGCGCCACCGCGCCCGGGCCGTCCGCCACGCCCGCGGCCAGCGGCATCGACCTGCTGTTCCTGACCATGATGGTGGCCCACACCGAGCAGACCCTGGAGATCGTCCGGCTGACCCGGGACCGGCTGACCGACGCCGACCTGCGGACACTGGTCGCCGCGATCGACGCCACCGAGACCGACGAGCTGACCACCATGCGGGCCTGGCTGCGCGAGGCCGGCCCGTCCGCCGGGCCGGGACGCCACGCCCACGACGGGCACGGGGTCACTCCGACGGAGCTGGACCGGCTGCGTACGGCCACCGGCGCCGACGTCGACCGGGTGCTGCGTGAGGTGCTCGGCGCCCACCAGCGGTCGGCGGCCGACCTGGCCCGCGCCCACCTGGCCGCCGGCACGGACCCACGGGTGCTCGACCTGGCCCGGCGGGTCGAGCAGTCCCGCAGCGCCGAGGTGCGGCTGCTGGGCGGGGCCACCGGGTGA
- the hemE gene encoding uroporphyrinogen decarboxylase — MTTDSTGTAARDGENAPTGPGDSAFVRACRRMPAPHTPVWFMRQAGRSLPEYREIRANVAMLESCRRPELVTEITLQPVRRHGVDAAILFSDIVVPVAAAGVDLDIVPGTGPVVAEPVRTAEDVERIRPIGRDDVAYVDEAVRMLVAELGATPLIGFAGAPFTLASYLVEGGPSRTHAKTKALMYGDPELWHALCSRLAEVTLAFLRVQVAAGVSAVQLFDSWAGALSEADYRRYVLPHSTAVLTGLADAGVPRIHFGVGTAELLGAMGEAGADVVGVDWRTPLDVATRRIGPERAVQGNLDPAVLLADWPVVEAEVRRVLAEGRAAPGHVFNLGHGVLPETDPDVLTRVVALVHELTAAAAARS; from the coding sequence ATGACCACGGACAGCACGGGCACCGCCGCCCGAGACGGAGAAAACGCCCCCACCGGACCGGGAGACTCGGCCTTCGTCCGAGCGTGCCGGCGGATGCCCGCCCCGCACACCCCGGTCTGGTTCATGCGCCAGGCCGGCCGCTCCCTGCCGGAGTACCGGGAGATCCGGGCCAACGTGGCGATGCTGGAGTCTTGCCGCCGTCCGGAGCTGGTCACCGAGATCACCCTCCAGCCGGTGCGCCGTCACGGCGTCGACGCGGCGATCCTGTTCAGCGACATCGTCGTGCCGGTCGCCGCCGCCGGGGTGGACCTGGACATCGTGCCGGGCACCGGGCCGGTGGTGGCCGAGCCGGTGCGCACCGCGGAGGACGTCGAGCGGATCCGCCCGATCGGCCGCGACGACGTCGCGTACGTGGACGAGGCCGTCCGGATGCTCGTCGCCGAGCTGGGCGCCACCCCGCTGATCGGCTTCGCCGGCGCGCCCTTCACCCTGGCCAGCTACCTCGTCGAGGGCGGCCCGTCGCGTACCCACGCGAAGACCAAGGCGCTCATGTACGGCGACCCGGAGCTGTGGCACGCCCTCTGCTCCCGGCTGGCCGAGGTCACGCTCGCCTTCCTCCGCGTCCAGGTGGCGGCCGGGGTCTCCGCCGTGCAGCTGTTCGACTCGTGGGCCGGCGCGCTGTCCGAGGCCGACTACCGCCGCTACGTGCTGCCCCACTCGACGGCCGTGCTCACCGGCCTGGCCGACGCGGGCGTGCCCCGGATCCACTTCGGGGTGGGCACCGCCGAGCTGCTGGGGGCGATGGGCGAGGCCGGCGCGGACGTCGTCGGCGTCGACTGGCGGACGCCGCTGGACGTCGCCACCCGCCGGATCGGCCCGGAGCGGGCCGTGCAGGGCAACCTCGACCCGGCCGTGCTGCTCGCCGACTGGCCGGTGGTCGAGGCGGAGGTGCGCCGCGTGCTCGCGGAGGGCCGGGCCGCGCCCGGGCACGTCTTCAACCTCGGCCACGGGGTGCTGCCGGAGACCGACCCGGACGTCCTGACCCGGGTGGTCGCGCTGGTGCACGAGCTGACCGCCGCCGCGGCCGCCCGGAGCTGA
- a CDS encoding lytic polysaccharide monooxygenase auxiliary activity family 9 protein, translating into MSTPLRSHRARWLLALAATATLLLTAAIASPVSAHGSVVDPASRNYGCWQRWGGDFQNPRMATEDPMCWQAWQADPNAMWNWNGLFREGVAGNHQAAIPNGQLCSGGRTQSGRYNALDTVGAWKTTPVSDNFRVRFFDQASHGADYIRVYVTRQGFDPLTEPLGWDDLELAGQIGNTPASQWKPETGGVSIEIPASAPGRTGRHIVYTIWQASHLDQSYYLCSDVDFSGGPTTPPPTTPPPTTPPPTTPPPTTPPPAGACTATYRVTGQWAGGFQAEVQVTAGGSATRGWSVSWTYANGQQVSSSWNATVSTSGSLVTARNVGYNGALAPGASTTFGFLGSWGGSNPAPAVLSCTTTG; encoded by the coding sequence GTGTCCACTCCACTCCGATCACACCGTGCCCGGTGGTTGCTCGCCCTCGCGGCGACCGCCACCCTGCTGCTGACCGCCGCCATCGCCAGCCCCGTCTCCGCGCACGGGTCGGTGGTCGACCCCGCCTCGCGCAACTACGGCTGCTGGCAGCGCTGGGGCGGCGACTTCCAGAATCCCCGGATGGCCACCGAGGACCCGATGTGCTGGCAGGCCTGGCAGGCCGACCCGAACGCCATGTGGAACTGGAACGGCCTGTTCCGCGAGGGCGTCGCCGGCAACCACCAGGCCGCGATCCCGAACGGCCAACTGTGCAGCGGCGGGCGCACCCAGAGCGGCCGCTACAACGCCCTGGACACCGTCGGTGCCTGGAAGACCACCCCGGTGTCCGACAACTTCCGGGTCCGCTTCTTCGACCAGGCCAGCCACGGCGCCGACTACATCCGGGTGTACGTGACCCGCCAGGGCTTCGACCCGCTCACCGAGCCGCTGGGCTGGGACGACCTGGAACTGGCCGGCCAGATCGGCAACACCCCCGCCTCCCAGTGGAAGCCGGAGACGGGCGGCGTCTCGATCGAGATCCCGGCCAGCGCGCCCGGCCGCACCGGGCGGCACATCGTCTACACCATCTGGCAGGCCAGCCACCTCGACCAGTCGTACTACCTGTGCAGCGACGTCGACTTCTCCGGCGGCCCGACCACGCCGCCGCCCACCACGCCGCCGCCGACCACTCCTCCGCCCACCACGCCGCCCCCCACGACGCCGCCGCCCGCCGGCGCGTGCACCGCCACCTACCGGGTGACCGGCCAGTGGGCCGGCGGCTTCCAGGCCGAGGTGCAGGTGACCGCCGGAGGCTCGGCCACGCGCGGCTGGTCGGTCAGCTGGACGTACGCCAACGGCCAGCAGGTCAGCTCCTCGTGGAACGCCACGGTGTCGACCAGCGGCTCCCTGGTCACCGCGCGCAACGTCGGCTACAACGGCGCGCTGGCCCCGGGGGCGAGCACGACGTTCGGCTTCCTCGGCTCGTGGGGCGGCAGCAACCCGGCGCCCGCCGTGCTGTCCTGCACCACGACCGGCTGA
- a CDS encoding DMT family transporter, whose product MSSRRTPSARRTAIDPARAGLIQITLTGVLWGTTGIVVHLVHDTTGLGPVAIGFHRLAIAALVLTALAATRLRPMLAALRAAPLPLVFTGVGLALYQALYFAAVALAGVGVATVVSLGLAPVLTAAWESVRAHRLPGPGRLGTLGAAVVGLALISGAATQPTESAPRPLLGLLAAAGSGLGYAVTTIVSRDVSRRTAPMTLTTISMVIGALTLAPFALTDGVAVPLRPDVVALLLYLGVVTTAVAYALFYAGLRTTEGSVAAVLTLVEPLTAAALAVALLGEPLPAPVLVGGVLLLAAVAATYLTPDRSPAPPTPVTTPREPAGT is encoded by the coding sequence ATGTCCTCTCGTCGCACGCCGTCCGCACGCCGGACGGCGATCGATCCCGCCCGCGCCGGCCTGATCCAGATCACCCTCACCGGGGTGCTCTGGGGCACCACCGGGATCGTCGTCCACCTCGTCCACGACACCACCGGCCTCGGCCCGGTGGCCATCGGCTTCCACCGCCTGGCGATCGCCGCCCTCGTCCTCACGGCGCTCGCCGCCACCCGGCTGCGCCCGATGCTGGCCGCGCTGCGCGCCGCACCGCTGCCGCTGGTGTTCACCGGCGTCGGGCTCGCCCTCTACCAGGCGCTCTACTTCGCGGCCGTCGCGCTGGCCGGGGTCGGCGTGGCCACCGTGGTCAGCCTGGGTCTCGCCCCGGTGCTCACCGCGGCGTGGGAGTCGGTGCGCGCCCACCGCCTACCCGGCCCGGGTCGGCTCGGCACGCTCGGGGCCGCGGTCGTCGGTCTCGCATTGATCAGCGGGGCGGCGACGCAGCCCACCGAGTCGGCACCGCGGCCGCTGCTCGGGCTGCTCGCGGCCGCCGGCTCCGGCCTCGGGTACGCCGTCACCACCATCGTCAGCCGGGACGTCTCGCGGCGTACGGCTCCGATGACGCTGACCACGATCTCCATGGTGATCGGCGCACTGACCCTCGCGCCGTTCGCCCTGACGGACGGCGTCGCGGTGCCGCTCCGCCCGGACGTGGTGGCCCTGCTGCTCTACCTCGGGGTGGTCACCACCGCGGTCGCGTACGCGCTCTTCTACGCCGGGCTGCGCACCACCGAGGGCAGCGTGGCCGCCGTCCTGACCCTGGTGGAGCCGCTCACCGCGGCGGCGCTCGCCGTCGCGCTCCTCGGCGAGCCCCTGCCGGCCCCGGTGCTCGTCGGCGGGGTGCTGCTGCTGGCGGCGGTCGCGGCGACGTACCTGACGCCGGATCGGTCGCCGGCGCCGCCCACGCCGGTCACGACGCCCCGGGAACCGGCCGGGACGTAG
- a CDS encoding ribonuclease D — protein MTDEPPLRRRAAESRTGIDSHHPPSAQPEPAGAGPDASDGGPVPLTAPREGTPQPVATPDELAEVVARFAAGTGPVALDAERASGYRYSQRAYLVQLRRAGAGTVLIDPLPLPDLTALDEAIGEAEWVLHAASQDLACLAEVGLRPRRLFDTELAARLAGFERVGLAALTEQLLGFTLEKHHSAADWSTRPLPESWLTYAALDVELLTDLRDALDEELTRQGKSAWAAEEFAALVRAGARPPRVRAEPWRRTSGIHRVRGARAQARVRSMWYARDQVAARRDAAPGRVLPDSAIIAAAELDPKDEKTLLTLPGFGGRSVRRLARTWLAALDDARQLPDDALPVTPVVEGPPPPHRWAERDPVAAGRLARCREVVLRVSGEHGLPAENLIAPDSVRRLAWVPPEEVTEESVRETLRGFGAREWQIGLLVTDLATALTDPPPATAE, from the coding sequence GTGACCGACGAACCACCCCTGCGCCGTCGGGCCGCCGAAAGCCGTACGGGAATCGACTCGCACCACCCGCCGTCGGCTCAGCCGGAGCCGGCGGGCGCGGGGCCCGACGCCAGCGACGGCGGCCCTGTTCCGCTGACCGCCCCCCGCGAGGGCACACCGCAACCGGTGGCCACGCCGGACGAGCTCGCCGAGGTCGTGGCCCGTTTCGCCGCCGGCACCGGCCCGGTGGCCCTGGACGCGGAGCGCGCCTCCGGCTACCGCTACAGCCAGCGGGCCTACCTGGTGCAGCTGCGCCGCGCCGGCGCCGGCACGGTGCTGATCGACCCGCTGCCGCTGCCCGACCTGACCGCGCTCGACGAGGCGATCGGCGAGGCGGAGTGGGTGCTACACGCCGCCAGCCAGGACCTCGCCTGCCTGGCCGAGGTGGGGTTGCGTCCGCGCCGGCTGTTCGACACCGAGCTGGCCGCACGGTTGGCCGGGTTCGAGCGGGTCGGCCTCGCCGCGCTGACCGAGCAGCTGCTCGGTTTCACGCTGGAGAAGCACCACTCGGCGGCCGACTGGTCCACCCGCCCGCTGCCCGAGTCGTGGCTGACCTACGCGGCGCTCGACGTGGAGCTGCTCACCGACCTGCGCGACGCCCTCGACGAGGAGCTGACCCGGCAGGGCAAGTCGGCGTGGGCGGCGGAGGAGTTCGCCGCGCTGGTCCGGGCCGGCGCCCGGCCGCCGCGGGTGCGCGCGGAGCCGTGGCGGCGAACGTCCGGCATCCACCGCGTCCGCGGGGCGCGGGCCCAGGCCCGGGTCCGCTCGATGTGGTACGCCCGGGACCAGGTGGCCGCCCGCCGGGACGCCGCGCCGGGTCGGGTGCTGCCGGACTCGGCGATCATCGCCGCCGCCGAGCTGGACCCGAAGGACGAGAAGACCCTGCTCACGCTCCCCGGCTTCGGCGGTCGCTCGGTGCGCCGGCTGGCCCGCACCTGGCTGGCGGCGCTGGACGACGCGCGGCAGCTGCCCGACGACGCGTTGCCGGTGACGCCGGTGGTCGAGGGCCCGCCCCCGCCGCACCGGTGGGCAGAGCGGGATCCGGTGGCCGCCGGCCGGCTGGCCCGGTGCCGGGAGGTGGTGCTGCGGGTCTCCGGCGAGCACGGCCTACCCGCGGAGAACCTCATCGCCCCGGACTCGGTGCGCCGGCTCGCCTGGGTGCCGCCGGAGGAGGTCACCGAGGAGTCCGTACGCGAGACGCTGCGCGGCTTCGGCGCCCGTGAGTGGCAGATCGGCCTGCTGGTGACGGATCTGGCCACCGCTCTGACCGACCCGCCGCCCGCCACCGCGGAGTAA
- a CDS encoding lytic polysaccharide monooxygenase, with the protein MRRRITLPIVASGAVLASLALAAPAQAHGYVSSPPSRQALCAQNRVPDCGQIKYEPQSVEGPKGLRNCHANIAHFAVLNDDSRGWPATSVGSTVTFTWINTARHATSNWEYWIGNTRVGLVNGNNQQPGSTVTHTVNLGGFSGRQKILAIWNIADTANAFYSCIDVQIGGGGGPGPTPTPTPTPTPTPRPTPTPTNPPAGGTWTAGRAYQVNDQVTYGGLTYRCRQAHTAILGWEPPNVPALWSQI; encoded by the coding sequence ATGCGTCGAAGAATCACCCTCCCGATCGTGGCGTCCGGTGCCGTCCTGGCTTCGCTGGCCCTCGCGGCCCCGGCCCAGGCGCACGGCTACGTGTCGTCCCCGCCCAGCCGTCAGGCGCTCTGCGCACAGAACCGCGTCCCCGACTGCGGCCAGATCAAGTACGAGCCGCAGAGCGTCGAGGGGCCGAAGGGTCTGCGCAACTGCCACGCCAACATCGCCCACTTCGCCGTGCTCAACGACGACAGCCGGGGCTGGCCGGCCACCTCGGTGGGCAGCACCGTGACCTTCACCTGGATCAACACCGCCCGGCACGCCACCAGCAACTGGGAGTACTGGATCGGCAACACCCGGGTCGGCCTGGTCAACGGCAACAACCAGCAGCCCGGGTCCACCGTCACGCACACCGTCAACCTCGGCGGCTTCTCCGGGCGGCAGAAGATCCTCGCCATCTGGAACATCGCCGACACCGCCAACGCGTTCTACTCCTGCATCGACGTGCAGATCGGTGGCGGCGGCGGTCCCGGCCCCACGCCCACCCCGACCCCCACCCCGACGCCCACGCCCCGCCCCACGCCGACCCCGACCAACCCGCCGGCCGGCGGCACGTGGACGGCGGGCCGGGCGTACCAGGTCAACGACCAGGTCACCTACGGCGGCCTCACCTACCGCTGCCGGCAGGCCCACACCGCCATCCTCGGCTGGGAGCCGCCGAACGTGCCGGCGCTGTGGAGTCAGATCTGA
- a CDS encoding Prokaryotic metallothionein, whose protein sequence is MATCEVCGNDYWMAFEVHTVSGDTHTFDSFECAIHKMAPICEHCQIKIVGHGVEVSGRFFCSGHCARAVEGARGAEIRDTVGARPA, encoded by the coding sequence GTGGCAACGTGCGAGGTCTGCGGCAACGACTACTGGATGGCGTTCGAGGTGCACACCGTCAGCGGTGACACGCACACGTTCGACAGCTTCGAGTGCGCGATCCACAAGATGGCACCCATCTGCGAGCACTGCCAGATCAAGATCGTCGGCCACGGCGTCGAGGTCTCCGGACGCTTCTTCTGCTCCGGGCACTGCGCCCGCGCCGTCGAGGGCGCCCGGGGCGCCGAGATCCGGGACACCGTCGGCGCGCGTCCCGCCTGA
- the hemG gene encoding protoporphyrinogen oxidase, translating into MRPWRVAVVGGGIAGLAAAVRLRDRAPTGTEITVYEQSGALGGKLRTGELAGGPVEFGAESFLMRDPAGGDSAVVALVRRLGLADRIVHPTVGQAALAVDGALRPIPGGTLVGVPGDLERVTTVATPAADADRDAGRPLLGPDEDVAVGALVRSRFGDEVVDRLVDPMLGGVYAGRADDLSLATTMPALARTARVEHTLVGAVRAAQAAVPRAPGTPVFGTLAGGLGTLVEAAARHSGARVRADAAVRELHPTPTGWRLTVGPTRDEEHFEVDAVVLAVPARPAARLLTGPAPELAGTVGGLDYASVALVTLALPEPKLPELSGFLVPGTEGLLVKASTFFTTKWGHLRRPDGLALVRASVGRYGEEASLQRPDEDLAATVHRELSAVLGTPLPAPVDGHVQRWGGALPQYTPGHGDRVARVRAALRANHPTLALAGAGYDGVGIPVCVRSGETAADEIITALGGSGR; encoded by the coding sequence ATGCGGCCGTGGCGGGTGGCGGTGGTCGGCGGCGGGATCGCCGGGCTGGCCGCCGCGGTCCGGCTGCGCGACCGGGCGCCCACCGGCACCGAGATCACGGTGTACGAGCAGTCCGGCGCGCTCGGCGGCAAGCTGCGCACCGGCGAGCTGGCCGGCGGGCCGGTCGAGTTCGGCGCCGAGTCGTTCCTGATGCGGGACCCGGCCGGCGGTGACTCCGCCGTCGTCGCGCTGGTCCGTCGGCTCGGACTGGCCGACCGCATCGTCCACCCCACCGTCGGTCAGGCCGCGCTCGCCGTCGACGGCGCGCTGCGCCCGATCCCCGGCGGCACCCTGGTCGGCGTACCCGGGGACCTGGAGCGGGTGACCACGGTCGCCACGCCGGCCGCGGACGCCGACCGCGACGCCGGCCGCCCGCTGCTCGGCCCGGACGAGGACGTGGCCGTCGGTGCCCTGGTGCGGTCCCGGTTCGGCGACGAGGTGGTGGACCGGCTGGTCGACCCGATGCTCGGTGGCGTGTACGCGGGTCGGGCCGACGACCTCTCGCTGGCCACCACGATGCCCGCGCTGGCGCGTACGGCCCGGGTGGAGCACACCCTGGTCGGCGCCGTCCGCGCGGCGCAGGCCGCCGTGCCGCGCGCCCCGGGCACCCCGGTCTTCGGCACCCTCGCCGGCGGGCTCGGCACCCTGGTCGAGGCGGCGGCGCGGCACAGCGGCGCGAGGGTCCGCGCCGACGCGGCGGTCCGCGAGCTGCACCCGACGCCGACCGGTTGGCGGCTCACCGTCGGCCCGACGCGCGACGAGGAGCACTTCGAGGTCGACGCGGTGGTGCTCGCCGTGCCGGCCCGCCCGGCCGCCCGGCTGCTCACCGGCCCGGCGCCGGAGCTGGCCGGCACCGTCGGCGGGCTGGACTACGCGAGCGTCGCCCTGGTCACCCTGGCGCTGCCGGAGCCGAAGCTGCCGGAGCTCTCCGGCTTCCTGGTGCCCGGCACCGAGGGCCTGCTGGTCAAGGCGTCCACGTTCTTCACCACCAAGTGGGGGCACCTGCGGCGGCCCGACGGCCTGGCCCTGGTGCGGGCCTCCGTCGGCCGGTACGGCGAGGAGGCGTCTCTGCAACGCCCCGACGAGGACCTGGCGGCGACCGTGCACCGGGAGCTGTCGGCGGTGCTCGGCACCCCGCTGCCCGCGCCGGTGGACGGGCACGTGCAGCGCTGGGGCGGTGCGCTGCCCCAGTACACCCCCGGGCACGGTGACCGGGTGGCCCGGGTCCGGGCCGCGCTGCGGGCGAACCATCCGACGCTGGCCCTGGCCGGTGCCGGCTACGACGGGGTCGGCATCCCGGTCTGCGTCCGTTCGGGTGAGACGGCGGCCGACGAGATCATCACTGCACTGGGAGGATCGGGGAGATGA
- the hemQ gene encoding hydrogen peroxide-dependent heme synthase, with the protein MTEQTNAARLRELNASIRYTMWSVFRATNPLPSLRDNVTAEVQSLFEELAGKDVVVRGTYDVSGLRADADLMIWWHSSSSDALQDAYLRFRRTTLGRAMAPVWSQMALHRPAEFNKSHIPAFLAGEKARHYLCVYPFVRSYEWYLLPDAERRELLAEHGRLARGYPDVRANTVASFALGDYEWMLAFEADELHRIVDLMRDLRASGARRHVREEIPFYTGRRRSIGEIVSCLV; encoded by the coding sequence ATGACCGAGCAGACCAACGCGGCCCGGCTGCGCGAGCTGAACGCGAGCATCCGCTACACCATGTGGTCGGTGTTCCGGGCGACCAACCCGCTGCCGTCGCTGCGGGACAACGTCACCGCCGAGGTGCAGTCGCTCTTCGAGGAGCTGGCCGGCAAGGACGTGGTGGTCCGCGGCACGTACGACGTGTCCGGCCTGCGCGCCGACGCCGACCTGATGATCTGGTGGCACTCGTCCTCCAGCGACGCGCTGCAGGACGCGTACCTGCGGTTCCGCCGCACCACGCTGGGCCGCGCGATGGCCCCGGTCTGGTCGCAGATGGCCCTGCACCGGCCGGCGGAGTTCAACAAGAGCCACATCCCGGCCTTCCTGGCCGGGGAGAAGGCGCGCCACTACCTCTGCGTGTACCCGTTCGTCCGCTCCTACGAGTGGTACCTGCTGCCGGACGCCGAGCGCCGCGAGCTGCTCGCCGAGCACGGCCGGCTGGCCCGGGGCTACCCGGACGTGCGGGCCAACACGGTGGCGTCGTTCGCGCTCGGCGACTACGAGTGGATGCTCGCCTTCGAGGCGGACGAGCTGCACCGCATCGTGGACCTGATGCGCGACCTGCGCGCCTCGGGCGCGCGGCGGCACGTCCGGGAGGAGATCCCGTTCTACACGGGCCGGCGCCGCTCGATCGGCGAGATCGTCAGCTGCCTGGTCTGA
- a CDS encoding GNAT family N-acetyltransferase: protein MIEMRVLTPDEWRVWRELRLDALATAPYAFGARLSDWQGDGDREERWRGRLAIPGSHNLVATLDARAVGMVSGVHTDDVGVVELISMWVHADARGRGVGDALVDSVVQWARKAGATRLRLAVTPGNEAAVRLYRRHGFAPTEELGDLMPNGLREQVMARHLDPS, encoded by the coding sequence ATGATCGAGATGAGGGTCCTCACGCCGGACGAGTGGCGGGTCTGGCGGGAGCTGCGGCTCGACGCGCTGGCCACGGCGCCGTACGCCTTCGGCGCGCGCCTGTCGGACTGGCAGGGTGACGGGGACCGGGAGGAGCGGTGGCGGGGACGCCTCGCGATCCCCGGCTCCCACAACCTGGTCGCGACCCTCGACGCGCGGGCCGTCGGCATGGTCAGCGGCGTCCACACCGACGACGTCGGGGTGGTGGAGCTGATCTCGATGTGGGTGCACGCGGACGCCCGGGGCCGAGGCGTCGGAGACGCGCTGGTGGACAGCGTCGTCCAGTGGGCCCGGAAGGCCGGCGCCACGCGGCTGCGACTGGCGGTCACGCCGGGGAACGAGGCGGCGGTCCGGCTCTACCGACGCCACGGCTTCGCACCGACGGAGGAACTGGGCGACCTGATGCCCAACGGCCTCCGGGAACAGGTGATGGCGCGGCACCTCGACCCGTCCTGA
- a CDS encoding GNAT family N-acetyltransferase produces MPPQTTEVRTATFADLDTRTFHDLLKLRVDVFVVEQNCPYPELDGRDVEPGTRHLWLTDGGAPLAYLRILADPGGVARIGRVVVAPRARGGGHASRLMTEALAVVGDGPCVLEAQSYLVDFYARHGFTVSGAEYVEDGIPHTPMRREPRH; encoded by the coding sequence ATGCCGCCGCAGACGACCGAGGTCCGCACCGCCACCTTCGCCGACCTGGACACCCGCACCTTCCACGACCTGCTGAAACTACGGGTCGACGTGTTCGTGGTCGAGCAGAACTGCCCCTACCCCGAGCTCGACGGGCGCGACGTCGAGCCGGGCACCCGGCACCTCTGGCTCACCGACGGCGGCGCACCGCTGGCGTACCTGCGGATCCTGGCCGATCCGGGCGGCGTGGCCCGGATCGGCCGGGTGGTGGTCGCACCACGGGCGCGCGGCGGCGGACACGCCAGCCGGCTGATGACCGAGGCGCTGGCCGTCGTGGGTGACGGCCCGTGCGTGCTGGAGGCCCAGTCGTACCTGGTCGACTTCTACGCCCGGCACGGCTTCACCGTCTCCGGCGCCGAGTACGTCGAGGACGGTATCCCGCACACCCCCATGCGCCGCGAACCGAGGCATTGA
- a CDS encoding isoamylase early set domain-containing protein, which yields MIKRTKLFGTQTRVTFCLPRDTPPGVVSVVGCFNGWEPGRHELVARRDGTRTVTVRLGPGEYRFRYLATGGVWLDDDTADGVDERGSALVL from the coding sequence GTGATCAAGCGCACCAAGCTCTTCGGCACCCAGACCCGGGTCACCTTCTGCCTGCCGCGCGACACCCCGCCCGGGGTGGTGAGCGTGGTCGGCTGCTTCAACGGCTGGGAGCCGGGCCGGCACGAGTTGGTCGCCCGCCGGGACGGCACCCGTACGGTGACGGTGCGGCTGGGGCCGGGGGAGTACCGGTTCCGCTACCTGGCCACCGGTGGGGTCTGGCTCGATGACGACACGGCGGACGGCGTCGACGAGCGCGGCAGCGCCCTGGTGCTCTGA